The proteins below are encoded in one region of Mycobacterium pseudokansasii:
- a CDS encoding SGNH/GDSL hydrolase family protein: MTKRYVALGSSMAAGPGIRPRAAGAPWRSGRSARNYPHLVAEQQRLELVDVTYSGATTANVLRDHQHGAPPQITALDGSESLVTVTIGGNDVGYIPLLMAAALPRPARRLPMLGAWIAELLDRNSRDQALAQVFDSLCEVGRSVRRQAPQARVFFVDYLTLLPPAGVPAPPLSAAHSELGRHVAATLERLTADAAALTGCEVVRAAAASRDHHAWSPEPWTEKPARLGVPLPARPAPLHPNAAGMRAVAKLVAAQL, translated from the coding sequence ATGACCAAACGCTATGTGGCGCTTGGCAGCTCGATGGCAGCTGGTCCGGGCATCCGGCCCCGGGCGGCCGGCGCGCCGTGGCGATCCGGCCGATCGGCCCGCAACTACCCGCACCTGGTCGCCGAACAACAACGCCTGGAGTTGGTGGACGTCACCTACTCCGGCGCCACCACCGCCAATGTGCTGCGTGATCACCAGCACGGCGCGCCGCCCCAGATAACCGCGCTGGACGGCTCGGAGTCGTTGGTCACGGTCACCATCGGGGGCAACGACGTCGGCTACATCCCGCTGCTGATGGCCGCGGCATTGCCGCGACCGGCGCGGCGCCTGCCGATGCTCGGCGCGTGGATCGCCGAACTGCTGGACCGTAACTCCCGCGATCAGGCCCTGGCCCAGGTTTTCGACTCGCTGTGCGAGGTCGGCCGGTCGGTACGCCGGCAGGCGCCGCAGGCGCGGGTTTTCTTCGTCGACTACCTCACGCTGTTGCCACCGGCGGGCGTGCCGGCTCCGCCGCTGTCCGCGGCGCACAGCGAACTCGGCCGCCACGTTGCCGCAACGCTGGAGCGGCTTACCGCTGACGCCGCCGCGCTCACCGGCTGTGAGGTCGTGCGCGCCGCGGCAGCCAGCCGCGACCACCACGCATGGTCACCCGAGCCGTGGACGGAAAAGCCTGCACGGCTCGGGGTGCCGCTACCGGCGCGACCGGCGCCGCTGCACCCCAATGCCGCCGGGATGCGCGCGGTGGCGAAACTGGTTGCGGCCCAACTGTAA
- a CDS encoding RICIN domain-containing protein has translation MGEPVLTTSVRRTRVLALAGAVFGVAILCAGTASADGPVQLKSRLGDFCLDAPSGSWVSPVVINPCNGTDFQRWNVNGDREIESVAFPGECLQQPGEGFWAKLNPCSNWISQHWTIQPNGQIGNGLGGCLAVLGGPDPGTWVSTRWCNADAPEQQWDSVP, from the coding sequence ATGGGTGAACCGGTGTTGACGACCAGTGTGCGCCGGACCCGCGTCCTTGCCCTTGCGGGCGCGGTGTTCGGCGTCGCGATACTGTGCGCCGGCACGGCGAGCGCCGACGGCCCGGTCCAGTTGAAAAGCCGATTAGGCGATTTCTGTCTGGACGCCCCGAGTGGCAGCTGGGTCAGCCCGGTGGTGATCAACCCCTGCAATGGCACGGACTTCCAGCGCTGGAATGTCAACGGTGACCGAGAGATCGAGAGCGTGGCCTTTCCCGGGGAGTGCCTGCAACAACCGGGGGAGGGTTTCTGGGCGAAGCTCAATCCCTGTAGCAATTGGATCAGCCAGCATTGGACAATCCAGCCCAACGGCCAGATCGGCAATGGCCTTGGTGGCTGTCTCGCCGTTCTCGGCGGCCCGGATCCCGGAACCTGGGTGTCCACCCGCTGGTGCAACGCCGATGCACCCGAACAGCAGTGGGATAGCGTTCCGTGA
- a CDS encoding M28 family peptidase, which produces MMRSLIATLLLACLPAACSAPKPPPAAAPDLGRMLAGKVTADGMFTHLRALQAIANANNGNRATGTRGYDASVDYVANALRTKGFEVSTPQFERVYTASQGKPALTVAGRSYPVDQASLLVRTPPGGLTGQPARPTQPAGCAVGDYPSVLPKSAIAVVDDTRCSIVDKQNSALAKGAIGLIVVSEPTRRGSPPTLFSPGYYNRLTVPVAVVDADVAAALGRATAQVRLVLDTENVKITSRNVLAQTKTGTPNEVIMLGAHLDSPAGGPGINDGGSGVAAVLETALQLGPLPAVNNAVRFAFWGAGLTGAMDYVFGLNGEQLNNIAMYLNFDMLGSPNAGFFTDDGDQSGPPGPGVASADVPEGSAGIERTLAGYVNLAGKRPADMPLTAGADYHSFLVAGVPIGGLTTGASQTKTTVQARLWGGQAGVAFDPNYLSPRDTVDNINREALAVMGSAVAFAVGSYAQSVGGVNGVTPHDKRHRAPVS; this is translated from the coding sequence ATGATGCGGAGCCTGATAGCGACGCTGCTACTGGCCTGCCTGCCGGCCGCATGCTCGGCGCCCAAGCCGCCGCCGGCTGCGGCGCCCGACCTGGGTCGCATGTTGGCCGGCAAGGTCACCGCCGACGGGATGTTCACCCACCTGCGTGCGCTGCAGGCCATCGCCAACGCCAACAACGGCAACCGGGCGACGGGTACGCGTGGCTACGACGCTAGCGTCGACTATGTGGCGAATGCGCTGCGCACCAAGGGGTTTGAGGTATCAACCCCACAGTTCGAGCGGGTGTACACCGCGTCGCAGGGTAAACCGGCGCTGACGGTCGCCGGCCGCAGTTATCCCGTCGATCAGGCCTCGCTGCTGGTTCGGACGCCACCCGGTGGCCTGACCGGCCAGCCGGCGCGGCCCACCCAACCGGCCGGCTGTGCCGTCGGCGACTACCCGTCCGTCCTGCCGAAGAGCGCGATCGCCGTGGTGGACGATACGCGCTGTTCGATCGTCGACAAGCAGAACAGCGCCCTCGCCAAAGGTGCTATCGGGCTGATCGTGGTGAGTGAGCCCACGAGACGGGGAAGCCCGCCGACCCTCTTCAGCCCCGGCTACTACAACCGGCTCACCGTGCCCGTCGCGGTGGTCGACGCCGACGTCGCCGCTGCCCTGGGACGCGCGACCGCCCAGGTGCGGCTGGTGCTGGACACCGAAAACGTCAAGATCACATCGCGGAATGTGTTGGCGCAGACAAAAACCGGGACGCCGAATGAGGTGATCATGCTCGGCGCACATCTCGACAGCCCAGCCGGGGGCCCGGGCATCAACGACGGCGGGTCCGGGGTGGCCGCGGTGCTGGAAACAGCGCTGCAGTTGGGGCCGCTGCCGGCGGTCAACAATGCGGTGCGGTTCGCCTTCTGGGGCGCCGGGCTCACCGGTGCGATGGACTACGTCTTCGGTCTGAATGGTGAACAGCTCAACAACATCGCGATGTACCTGAATTTCGACATGCTGGGCTCGCCCAACGCGGGCTTCTTCACCGACGACGGTGACCAGTCCGGGCCGCCGGGTCCCGGTGTGGCGTCAGCCGATGTCCCGGAAGGTTCGGCCGGCATCGAACGCACCCTCGCCGGCTATGTGAACCTGGCGGGTAAGCGGCCCGCTGACATGCCGCTGACCGCCGGTGCCGACTACCATTCTTTCCTGGTCGCCGGGGTGCCGATCGGCGGTCTGACCACCGGTGCCTCCCAGACGAAAACCACTGTGCAGGCACGCCTTTGGGGGGGTCAGGCCGGCGTGGCATTCGATCCCAACTACCTGAGCCCTCGGGACACCGTCGACAACATCAACCGCGAGGCATTGGCGGTGATGGGCTCGGCAGTGGCGTTCGCGGTGGGCAGCTATGCGCAGTCCGTCGGGGGCGTCAACGGCGTCACCCCACACGACAAGCGCCATCGCGCGCCGGTGTCGTAG
- the thiS gene encoding sulfur carrier protein ThiS translates to MIVVVNEQQVEIDEQTTVAALLQSLGFPDRGVAVALDCAVLPRSDWATTLSEGNRLEVVTAVQGG, encoded by the coding sequence ATGATCGTCGTCGTCAACGAGCAGCAGGTGGAGATCGACGAGCAAACCACCGTGGCCGCGCTGCTGCAGTCGCTGGGTTTCCCGGACCGCGGCGTTGCGGTAGCCCTGGACTGCGCGGTGCTTCCTCGATCTGACTGGGCGACAACGCTTTCCGAAGGTAATCGGCTCGAGGTGGTGACGGCGGTGCAGGGTGGTTGA
- a CDS encoding CD225/dispanin family protein — translation MTQPPPPGYPPQQPPAGQQPDNYLVWSILVTLFCCLPLGIVAIVKSTQVSGLWAQGRYAEAQAAADSAKKFVMWSAIAGVVVIVIYGILMAVGALNAGTSSAAILVGMV, via the coding sequence ATGACACAACCACCACCGCCTGGTTACCCGCCGCAGCAGCCACCTGCCGGGCAACAACCTGACAACTACTTGGTGTGGTCCATTCTGGTGACGTTGTTCTGCTGTCTTCCGCTTGGAATCGTTGCGATCGTCAAGTCCACCCAGGTCAGTGGGCTGTGGGCACAGGGGCGCTATGCAGAGGCCCAGGCGGCCGCCGACAGCGCCAAGAAGTTCGTGATGTGGTCGGCCATCGCAGGTGTGGTCGTGATCGTCATCTACGGCATCTTGATGGCGGTCGGCGCGCTGAACGCGGGGACGTCGAGCGCGGCCATCCTCGTGGGGATGGTTTAG
- the thiO gene encoding glycine oxidase ThiO, translating into MSAPTPAGSLAVIGGGVIGLSVARRAARAGWSVRVHRSGEPGASWVAGGMIAPHSEGWPGEERLLRLGLESLRLWHDGGFLDGLPSHVVTARESLVVAVDRADVADLHTVADWLSQQGHPVVWESAARDVEPLLAQGIRHGFRAPTELAVDNRALLDALIVDCERLGVAWAAPVTGLSDAQGDVVVIANGIDAPALWPGLPVRPVKGEVLRLRWRKGCMPLSRRVIRARVHGRQVYLVPRADGVVVGATQYEHGRDTAPVVSGVRDLLDDACAVLPALGEYELAECSAGLRPMTPDNLPIVQRLDARTLVAAGHGRSGFLLAPWTAEQIMSELAAVGASA; encoded by the coding sequence ATGTCAGCACCCACACCCGCGGGGTCACTAGCCGTGATCGGCGGCGGGGTCATCGGCTTGTCGGTGGCGCGCCGGGCGGCCCGGGCCGGATGGTCGGTGCGGGTGCATCGCAGCGGTGAGCCCGGCGCGTCGTGGGTCGCCGGCGGCATGATCGCCCCGCACAGCGAAGGCTGGCCGGGCGAGGAACGGTTGTTACGGCTCGGGCTGGAGTCGCTGCGGCTGTGGCACGACGGCGGTTTCCTGGACGGGCTGCCGTCACACGTGGTCACCGCCCGCGAGTCGCTGGTGGTGGCCGTCGACCGGGCCGACGTCGCCGACCTGCATACCGTTGCGGACTGGTTGTCGCAGCAGGGACACCCGGTGGTGTGGGAGTCGGCCGCCCGCGACGTCGAACCCCTGCTGGCACAAGGCATCCGGCACGGCTTTCGCGCGCCTACCGAACTGGCGGTGGACAACCGCGCATTGCTCGACGCGCTGATCGTGGACTGTGAGCGCCTCGGCGTCGCCTGGGCTGCTCCGGTGACCGGGTTGTCCGACGCCCAGGGTGACGTGGTGGTGATCGCCAACGGCATCGACGCTCCCGCGTTGTGGCCCGGACTGCCGGTGCGCCCGGTGAAGGGCGAGGTGTTACGGCTGCGCTGGCGGAAAGGTTGTATGCCGTTGTCACGCAGAGTGATTCGAGCCCGGGTCCATGGCCGTCAGGTGTATCTGGTGCCGCGGGCGGACGGGGTGGTGGTGGGCGCCACCCAGTATGAACACGGCCGCGACACCGCACCGGTGGTGTCGGGTGTGCGTGACCTGCTGGACGACGCGTGCGCGGTGCTGCCGGCCCTGGGTGAGTACGAATTGGCCGAGTGCTCGGCGGGACTGCGGCCGATGACGCCCGACAACCTGCCGATCGTGCAACGCCTGGACGCGCGGACCCTGGTCGCCGCGGGCCATGGCCGATCGGGATTCCTGTTGGCGCCGTGGACGGCCGAGCAGATCATGTCCGAACTCGCTGCGGTCGGAGCGAGCGCATGA
- a CDS encoding thiazole synthase: MGTGGATNLAVLEEALVASGTELTTVAIRRVDAEGGTGLLDLLNRLGIVPLPNTAGCRSAAEAVLTAQLAREALDTNWVKLEVIADERTLLPDAVELVRAAEQLVDDGFVVLPYTNDDPVLARRLEDAGCAAVMPLGSPIGTGLGITNPHNIEMIVAQAGVPVVLDAGIGTASDAALAMELGCDAVLLATAVTRAADPPAMAAAMAAAVTAGYLARRAGRIPKRFWAQASSPEL; this comes from the coding sequence ATGGGCACCGGGGGAGCGACGAATCTGGCGGTGCTGGAAGAGGCGTTGGTCGCTTCGGGTACCGAGCTGACCACCGTCGCGATCCGCCGGGTCGACGCCGAGGGCGGAACCGGTCTGCTCGACCTGCTCAACCGGCTGGGTATCGTGCCGCTACCCAACACCGCGGGGTGCCGGAGCGCCGCCGAGGCGGTGCTGACCGCGCAGCTGGCCCGCGAGGCGCTGGACACCAACTGGGTCAAGCTGGAAGTGATCGCCGACGAGCGCACCCTGCTACCCGATGCTGTTGAATTAGTCAGGGCCGCAGAGCAATTGGTCGACGACGGGTTTGTGGTGCTGCCCTACACCAATGACGACCCGGTGCTGGCCCGCCGCCTCGAGGACGCCGGTTGTGCGGCGGTGATGCCGCTGGGCTCACCGATCGGTACCGGCCTCGGCATCACCAACCCGCACAATATCGAGATGATCGTGGCGCAGGCCGGTGTTCCGGTGGTGCTCGACGCGGGCATCGGCACCGCCAGCGATGCCGCGCTGGCGATGGAATTGGGCTGTGACGCGGTGTTGCTGGCCACCGCGGTGACCCGGGCCGCAGATCCCCCGGCGATGGCCGCCGCCATGGCCGCGGCCGTCACCGCCGGGTATCTGGCGCGCCGGGCCGGCAGGATCCCGAAACGCTTTTGGGCACAGGCCTCCAGCCCCGAGCTATGA
- a CDS encoding peptidase, giving the protein MDNCGRARRPLRRRRTRGLTASLRAAAAGLSAMLVVAGCTTMVEGRALSILNDPFRVGGLPATNGPSGPRPDGPAATGTVINTNNGPIDKLSLLSVNDIQDYWKAVYSEALKGTFKPVDKLVSYDSNDPSSPMVCNNETYQLVNAFFTSRCNMIAWDRGVFMPVAERYFGDISVTGVLAHEFGHALQVMAKLVTRNDATIVREQQADCFAGVYLYWVAAGKSPRFTLSTADGLDHVLAGIITTRDPVMDADAENDDEHGSALDRVSAFQMGFLSGTEACAAINKSEIERRRGDLPTGLRVDSSGSQETGEVAINEDTLKTLMELMGKIFSPKNPPTLSYQATGCRDAKPSPPASYCPASNTIVVDLAALATMGKVAGTDEQSLPQGDDTALSIVMSRYALAAQHERGLAMQSPWTALRTACLTGVAHRKMAEPIDLPSGQQLILTAGDLDEAVSGLLTNHMVASDADGISVPAGFTRIAAFRAGVGGDMEACYSRYAL; this is encoded by the coding sequence ATGGATAACTGCGGTCGGGCAAGACGTCCATTGCGGCGGCGACGCACACGCGGGCTGACCGCATCGCTACGCGCCGCGGCGGCCGGCCTGAGTGCCATGCTGGTGGTGGCCGGTTGTACCACGATGGTGGAGGGACGTGCGCTGTCGATCCTCAACGACCCGTTCCGGGTCGGAGGTCTGCCCGCTACCAACGGTCCCAGCGGCCCCCGTCCCGACGGGCCCGCTGCGACGGGCACGGTGATCAACACCAACAACGGACCGATCGACAAGTTGTCGTTGCTGTCGGTCAACGACATCCAGGATTACTGGAAAGCCGTCTACAGCGAAGCCCTCAAGGGCACGTTCAAGCCTGTCGACAAACTGGTGTCTTACGACTCCAACGACCCCAGCAGCCCGATGGTCTGCAACAACGAGACCTATCAGCTGGTCAACGCGTTCTTCACCTCGCGCTGCAACATGATCGCCTGGGACCGAGGAGTATTCATGCCGGTCGCCGAGAGGTATTTCGGCGACATCTCCGTCACCGGAGTGTTAGCACACGAGTTCGGGCATGCCCTTCAGGTGATGGCGAAGCTGGTGACCCGCAACGACGCCACCATTGTCCGTGAGCAACAAGCGGATTGCTTCGCCGGCGTCTATTTGTACTGGGTGGCCGCGGGTAAGTCGCCACGCTTTACGTTGAGCACCGCGGACGGGCTCGACCACGTGCTCGCCGGGATCATCACCACCCGCGACCCGGTGATGGACGCGGATGCGGAAAACGACGACGAGCACGGGTCCGCCCTGGACCGCGTCAGCGCCTTCCAGATGGGCTTCCTCAGCGGGACCGAGGCCTGCGCGGCGATCAACAAGTCCGAGATCGAGCGGCGCCGTGGCGACCTGCCGACCGGCCTGCGGGTCGACAGCAGCGGGAGCCAGGAGACCGGTGAGGTCGCGATCAACGAAGACACACTGAAGACGCTGATGGAGTTGATGGGCAAGATCTTTTCGCCCAAGAATCCGCCCACGCTGTCCTACCAGGCCACCGGCTGCCGAGATGCCAAGCCCAGCCCGCCGGCGTCATACTGTCCGGCCAGCAACACGATTGTCGTTGACCTGGCGGCGTTGGCGACCATGGGAAAGGTCGCCGGCACCGACGAACAGTCGTTGCCGCAAGGCGATGACACCGCGTTGTCGATCGTGATGTCGAGATATGCACTGGCGGCGCAGCATGAACGCGGGCTGGCGATGCAGAGTCCGTGGACCGCCCTGCGGACGGCCTGCCTGACGGGCGTTGCGCACCGGAAAATGGCCGAGCCGATCGACCTGCCCTCCGGTCAGCAACTCATTTTGACCGCCGGTGATCTCGACGAAGCCGTTTCCGGACTGCTGACCAACCACATGGTGGCCAGTGACGCCGACGGGATCAGCGTGCCGGCCGGGTTCACCCGGATCGCGGCATTCCGTGCCGGAGTGGGTGGCGACATGGAGGCCTGCTATTCGCGTTACGCGCTGTAG
- a CDS encoding M28 family metallopeptidase, with the protein MANKSRTAVMAVMGVVALLVVGCVHSSACPRSLTGNPAAAEFADALHNRVHTEAMMAHLAKLQDIANANNGTRAVGTPGYDASVDYVVNTLRNSGFDVQTPEFSARVFHAEKGSVTVGGLTVEAHALEYSLGTAPDGVSGPLLSVPTDDSPGCTAADYDKLPARGAVALVDRGSCEFAQKEDVAAQQGVAALIIVDNVDEQSMGGTLGVNTDVKIPVVGVTKSVGMQLRGKSGPTTVKLAASTQSFKARNVIAQTKTGSTTDVVMAGAHLDSVAEGPGINDNGSGVAAVLETAVQLGNSPQVHNAVRFGFWGAEELGLIGSRNYVESLNLDALRNIALYLNFDMLASPNPGYFTYDGDQSLPLDSRGQPVVPEGSAGIERLLVAYLKLAGKTAQDTAFDGRSDYDGFTLAGIPSGGLFAGAEVKKTDEQAKLWGGTANEPFDPNYHQKGDTLEHIDRTALGIQGAGVAYAVGLYAQDLTGRNGVPPIEDRTRHVLVKP; encoded by the coding sequence ATGGCGAACAAATCAAGGACCGCGGTGATGGCCGTGATGGGGGTCGTTGCCCTGCTGGTGGTCGGTTGTGTTCATTCGTCGGCCTGTCCGCGGAGCCTTACCGGCAATCCCGCCGCGGCCGAGTTCGCCGACGCGTTGCACAACCGGGTGCATACCGAAGCGATGATGGCGCATCTTGCCAAACTGCAGGACATCGCCAACGCCAACAACGGCACCCGGGCGGTTGGCACCCCGGGCTATGACGCCAGCGTCGACTACGTCGTCAACACCTTGCGCAACAGCGGTTTTGACGTGCAGACACCCGAGTTTTCGGCCCGCGTGTTCCACGCCGAGAAGGGGTCGGTGACCGTCGGTGGCCTGACCGTGGAGGCACATGCGCTGGAGTACAGCCTCGGCACCGCCCCGGACGGGGTGAGCGGGCCATTGCTGTCGGTTCCTACCGACGACAGCCCGGGTTGCACCGCCGCCGATTACGACAAACTGCCCGCACGGGGTGCCGTGGCGCTGGTGGACCGTGGCAGTTGCGAGTTCGCCCAGAAAGAAGACGTCGCCGCACAGCAGGGCGTCGCGGCGCTGATCATCGTCGACAACGTCGACGAGCAGTCGATGGGCGGCACCCTGGGGGTCAACACCGACGTCAAGATTCCGGTCGTCGGTGTCACCAAGTCGGTGGGCATGCAGTTGCGCGGGAAGTCCGGGCCGACAACGGTCAAGCTCGCCGCGAGCACCCAGAGTTTCAAGGCGCGCAACGTCATCGCGCAGACGAAGACCGGGTCCACCACCGATGTGGTGATGGCAGGCGCCCATTTGGACAGCGTGGCCGAGGGTCCCGGTATCAACGACAACGGCTCCGGAGTGGCCGCGGTTCTGGAAACCGCAGTTCAACTGGGCAACTCGCCACAGGTGCACAACGCGGTGCGGTTCGGATTCTGGGGTGCCGAGGAGCTGGGGCTGATCGGTTCCCGCAACTATGTCGAGTCGCTGAATCTCGACGCGCTGAGGAACATAGCGCTCTATCTGAACTTCGACATGCTGGCGTCCCCCAATCCGGGCTATTTCACCTATGACGGAGACCAGTCGCTGCCACTGGACAGCCGTGGCCAGCCGGTAGTGCCCGAAGGCTCGGCCGGAATCGAGCGGCTGCTGGTCGCGTATTTGAAGTTGGCCGGCAAGACCGCGCAGGACACGGCGTTCGACGGTCGTTCCGACTATGACGGATTCACCTTGGCGGGGATCCCGTCCGGCGGGCTCTTTGCCGGCGCGGAGGTCAAGAAGACCGACGAGCAGGCAAAGCTGTGGGGCGGCACCGCAAACGAGCCCTTCGATCCCAACTATCACCAAAAGGGTGACACCTTAGAGCACATCGACCGCACGGCGCTGGGCATCCAGGGCGCCGGTGTCGCCTACGCAGTGGGCCTGTACGCGCAGGACCTGACCGGCCGTAACGGTGTTCCCCCGATAGAGGATCGCACCCGTCACGTGCTCGTCAAGCCATGA
- a CDS encoding DUF2752 domain-containing protein — MVTHQGSVPLRLGAPLLVAAATVSVCAVIWVGDPTTPNGPLPVCPTKALLGIDCPGCGSLRMLYSLVHGNLLAAARFNALGLAAVVLLVWAYLAWTYGRLVGRRIGGWQRNRWAALVTLSLVLAWFVVRNIPVAPFTALSV; from the coding sequence ATGGTGACCCACCAAGGGTCGGTGCCGTTGCGGTTGGGTGCGCCACTGCTGGTGGCCGCGGCCACCGTCTCGGTGTGCGCCGTTATCTGGGTGGGTGACCCGACGACGCCGAACGGTCCGCTGCCGGTGTGCCCCACCAAGGCATTGCTGGGAATCGATTGCCCCGGCTGTGGCAGCCTGCGGATGCTGTACAGCCTGGTGCACGGCAATCTGTTGGCCGCCGCCAGATTCAACGCTCTCGGCCTGGCGGCGGTGGTGCTCTTGGTGTGGGCCTACCTGGCGTGGACGTATGGTCGCCTGGTGGGCCGTCGAATAGGCGGCTGGCAGCGCAATCGCTGGGCTGCCCTGGTGACGCTGTCGCTGGTGCTGGCCTGGTTCGTGGTGCGCAACATCCCGGTGGCGCCGTTCACCGCTTTGTCCGTCTGA